From a region of the Enterobacter cancerogenus genome:
- a CDS encoding prepilin peptidase, producing the protein MLTALPFLLIYLLLAALLVREDVRSGLLPDRYVCPLLWTGLLFQLCLHPQFLPSAVAGAMAGYLGFAAIYWGYRLVCHREGLGYGDVKYLAALGAWHGWCILPLLALVAALMALLYLLILSLWHPEKEPLKNPLPFGPFLAAAGLCVGWQSLINFPL; encoded by the coding sequence ATGCTGACTGCCCTGCCCTTTCTCCTCATCTATTTATTGCTTGCGGCTTTACTGGTACGCGAAGATGTTCGCTCCGGGTTACTACCGGACCGCTACGTGTGCCCGCTCCTCTGGACAGGACTGCTTTTCCAGCTTTGCCTTCACCCGCAGTTTCTCCCCAGCGCAGTGGCTGGCGCGATGGCAGGCTATCTGGGTTTCGCGGCAATTTACTGGGGGTATCGACTGGTTTGTCATCGCGAGGGGTTGGGCTATGGCGACGTAAAATACCTGGCAGCGCTAGGTGCATGGCATGGCTGGTGCATTTTGCCCCTTCTGGCACTCGTTGCAGCGCTGATGGCGCTCCTTTATCTTCTTATTCTCTCTTTATGGCATCCTGAAAAAGAGCCATTAAAAAACCCACTGCCTTTTGGACCATTTCTGGCAGCAGCGGGTTTATGCGTCGGCTGGCAAAGTCTGATTAACTTTCCACTTTGA
- the rpsJ gene encoding 30S ribosomal protein S10 — protein sequence MQNQRIRIRLKAFDHRLIDQSTAEIVETAKRTGAQVRGPIPLPTRKERFTVLISPHVNKDARDQYEIRTHKRLVDIVEPTEKTVDALMRLDLAAGVDVQISLG from the coding sequence ATGCAGAACCAAAGAATCCGTATCCGCCTTAAAGCGTTTGATCATCGTCTGATCGATCAATCAACCGCGGAAATCGTCGAGACTGCTAAGCGCACTGGTGCGCAAGTCCGTGGTCCGATCCCGCTGCCGACCCGCAAAGAGCGCTTTACCGTTCTGATCTCTCCGCACGTTAACAAAGACGCGCGTGATCAGTACGAAATCCGCACTCACAAGCGTCTGGTTGACATCGTTGAGCCAACTGAGAAAACCGTTGATGCTCTGATGCGTCTGGATCTGGCTGCCGGTGTAGACGTGCAGATCAGCCTGGGTTAA
- the rplC gene encoding 50S ribosomal protein L3 produces MIGLVGKKVGMTRIFTEDGVSIPVTVIEVEANRVTQVKDLANDGYRAVQVTTGAKKANRVTKPEAGHFAKAGVEAGRGLWEFRLAEGEEFTVGQDISVELFADVKKVDVTGTSKGKGFAGTVKRWNFRTQDATHGNSLSHRVPGSIGQNQTPGKVFKGKKMAGQLGNERVTVQSLDVVRVDAERNLLLVKGAVPGATGSDLIVKPAVKA; encoded by the coding sequence ATGATTGGTTTAGTCGGTAAAAAAGTGGGCATGACCCGCATCTTCACTGAAGATGGCGTTTCAATCCCAGTAACCGTAATCGAAGTTGAAGCAAACCGCGTTACTCAGGTTAAAGATCTGGCTAACGATGGCTACCGCGCTGTTCAGGTGACCACTGGTGCTAAAAAAGCTAACCGTGTAACCAAACCAGAAGCGGGTCACTTCGCTAAAGCTGGCGTTGAAGCTGGCCGTGGTCTGTGGGAATTCCGTCTTGCTGAAGGCGAAGAGTTCACCGTAGGTCAGGATATTAGCGTTGAGCTGTTTGCTGACGTTAAAAAAGTTGACGTAACCGGTACCTCTAAAGGTAAAGGTTTTGCTGGTACCGTTAAGCGCTGGAACTTCCGTACCCAGGACGCTACTCACGGTAACTCCTTGTCTCACCGCGTTCCGGGTTCTATCGGTCAGAACCAGACTCCGGGCAAAGTGTTCAAAGGCAAGAAAATGGCAGGTCAGCTGGGTAACGAACGTGTAACCGTTCAGAGCCTGGACGTAGTACGTGTTGACGCTGAGCGCAACCTGCTGCTGGTTAAAGGTGCAGTTCCGGGTGCAACCGGTAGCGACCTGATCGTTAAACCAGCTGTGAAGGCGTAA
- the rplD gene encoding 50S ribosomal protein L4 — MELVLKDAQSALTVSETTFGRDFNEALVHQVVVAYAAGARQGTRAQKTRAEVTGSGKKPWRQKGTGRARSGSIKSPIWRSGGVTFAARPQDHSQKVNKKMYRGALKSILSELVRQDRLIVVESFSVEAPKTKLLAQKLKDMALEDVLIITGELDENLFLAARNLHKVDVRDATGIDPVSLIAFDKVVMTADAVKQVEEMLA; from the coding sequence ATGGAATTAGTATTGAAAGACGCGCAGAGCGCGCTGACTGTTTCCGAAACTACCTTCGGTCGTGATTTCAACGAAGCGCTGGTTCACCAGGTTGTAGTTGCTTATGCAGCTGGTGCTCGTCAGGGTACTCGTGCTCAGAAGACTCGTGCTGAAGTAACTGGTTCCGGCAAAAAGCCGTGGCGCCAGAAAGGTACCGGCCGTGCGCGTTCAGGTTCTATCAAGAGCCCGATCTGGCGTTCAGGTGGCGTGACCTTCGCTGCGCGTCCTCAGGACCACAGTCAAAAAGTTAACAAAAAGATGTACCGCGGCGCGCTGAAAAGCATTCTGTCCGAACTGGTACGTCAGGATCGTCTGATCGTTGTCGAATCATTCTCTGTTGAAGCGCCTAAAACTAAGCTGCTGGCACAGAAACTGAAAGACATGGCTCTGGAAGATGTGCTGATCATCACCGGTGAGCTGGACGAGAACCTGTTCCTGGCTGCGCGCAACCTGCACAAGGTTGACGTACGCGATGCAACTGGTATCGACCCGGTTAGCCTGATCGCCTTCGACAAAGTCGTAATGACTGCTGATGCTGTTAAGCAAGTTGAGGAGATGCTGGCATGA
- the rplW gene encoding 50S ribosomal protein L23, producing the protein MIREERLLKVLRAPHVSEKASTAMEKTNTIVLKVAKDATKAEIKAAVQKLFEVEVEVVNTLVVKGKVKRHGQRIGRRSDWKKAYVTLKEGQNLDFVGGAE; encoded by the coding sequence ATGATTCGTGAAGAACGTCTGCTGAAGGTGCTTCGCGCACCGCACGTTTCTGAAAAAGCGTCTACTGCGATGGAAAAAACTAACACCATCGTTCTCAAAGTTGCTAAAGACGCGACCAAAGCAGAGATCAAAGCTGCTGTGCAGAAACTGTTTGAAGTCGAAGTCGAAGTCGTTAACACCCTGGTTGTTAAAGGGAAAGTTAAACGTCACGGACAGCGTATCGGTCGTCGTAGCGACTGGAAAAAAGCTTACGTCACCCTGAAGGAAGGCCAGAACCTGGACTTCGTTGGCGGCGCTGAGTAA
- the rplB gene encoding 50S ribosomal protein L2: MAVVKCKPTSPGRRHVVKVVNPELHKGKPFAPLLEKNSKSGGRNNNGRITTRHIGGGHKQAYRIVDFKRNKDGIPAVVERLEYDPNRSANIALVLYKDGERRYILAPKGLKAGDQIQSGVDAAIKAGNTLPMRNIPVGSTVHNVEMKPGKGGQLARSAGTYVQIVARDGAYVTLRLRSGEMRKVEADCRATLGEVGNAEHMLRVLGKAGAARWRGVRPTVRGTAMNPVDHPHGGGEGRNFGKHPVSPWGVQTKGKKTRSNKRTDKFIVRRRSK; encoded by the coding sequence ATGGCAGTTGTTAAATGTAAACCGACATCTCCGGGTCGTCGCCACGTAGTTAAAGTGGTTAACCCTGAGCTGCACAAGGGCAAGCCTTTTGCTCCGTTGCTGGAAAAAAACAGCAAATCCGGTGGTCGTAACAACAATGGCCGTATCACCACTCGTCACATCGGTGGTGGCCACAAGCAGGCTTATCGTATTGTTGACTTTAAACGCAACAAAGACGGTATCCCAGCAGTTGTTGAGCGTCTTGAGTACGATCCGAACCGTTCCGCGAACATCGCGCTGGTTCTGTACAAAGATGGCGAACGCCGTTACATCCTGGCCCCTAAAGGCCTGAAAGCTGGCGACCAGATTCAGTCTGGCGTTGATGCTGCAATCAAAGCAGGTAACACCCTGCCGATGCGCAATATCCCGGTTGGTTCTACCGTTCATAACGTAGAAATGAAACCAGGTAAAGGCGGTCAGCTGGCACGTTCCGCTGGTACTTACGTTCAGATCGTTGCGCGTGATGGTGCTTATGTCACCCTGCGTCTGCGTTCTGGTGAAATGCGTAAAGTCGAAGCAGACTGCCGCGCTACTCTGGGCGAAGTTGGCAATGCTGAGCATATGCTGCGCGTTCTGGGTAAAGCAGGTGCTGCACGCTGGCGTGGTGTTCGTCCTACCGTTCGCGGTACTGCGATGAACCCAGTCGATCACCCACATGGTGGTGGTGAAGGTCGTAACTTTGGTAAGCACCCGGTATCTCCGTGGGGCGTTCAGACCAAAGGTAAGAAGACCCGCAGCAACAAGCGTACTGATAAATTTATCGTACGTCGCCGTAGCAAATAA
- the rpsS gene encoding 30S ribosomal protein S19 has product MPRSLKKGPFIDLHLLKKVEKAVESGDKKPLRTWSRRSTIFPNMIGLTIAVHNGRQHVPVFVTDEMVGHKLGEFAPTRTYRGHAADKKAKKK; this is encoded by the coding sequence ATGCCACGTTCTCTCAAGAAAGGTCCTTTTATTGACCTGCACTTGCTGAAGAAGGTAGAGAAAGCGGTGGAAAGCGGAGACAAGAAGCCCCTGCGCACTTGGTCCCGTCGTTCAACGATCTTTCCTAACATGATCGGTTTGACCATCGCTGTCCATAATGGTCGTCAGCACGTTCCAGTCTTTGTTACCGACGAAATGGTTGGTCACAAACTGGGTGAATTCGCACCGACTCGTACTTATCGCGGCCACGCTGCTGATAAAAAAGCGAAGAAGAAATAA
- the rplV gene encoding 50S ribosomal protein L22, with the protein METLAQHRHARSSAQKVRLVADLIRGKKVSQALDILTYTNKKAAVLVKKVLESAIANAEHNDGADIDDLKVAKIFVDEGPSMKRIMPRAKGRADRILKRTSHITVVVSDR; encoded by the coding sequence ATGGAAACTTTAGCTCAACATCGCCATGCTCGTTCTTCTGCACAGAAGGTTCGCCTTGTTGCTGACCTGATTCGCGGTAAGAAAGTGTCGCAGGCCCTGGACATCCTGACCTATACCAACAAGAAAGCTGCGGTATTGGTCAAGAAAGTACTGGAATCTGCCATTGCTAACGCTGAACACAACGATGGCGCTGACATCGACGATCTGAAAGTCGCGAAAATTTTCGTAGATGAAGGCCCAAGCATGAAGCGCATTATGCCGCGTGCGAAAGGTCGTGCAGATCGCATCCTGAAGCGCACCAGCCACATTACTGTGGTTGTGTCCGATCGCTGA
- the rpsC gene encoding 30S ribosomal protein S3 yields MGQKVHPNGIRLGIVKPWNSTWFANTKEFADNLDSDFKVRQYLTKELAKASVSRIVIERPAKSIRVTIHTARPGIVIGKKGEDVEKLRKVVADIAGVPAQINIAEVRKPELDAKLVADSITSQLERRVMFRRAMKRAVQNAMRLGAKGIKVEVSGRLGGAEIARTEWYREGRVPLHTLRADIDYNTSEAHTTYGVIGVKVWIFKGEILGGMAAVEQPEKPAAQPKKQQRKGRK; encoded by the coding sequence ATGGGTCAGAAAGTACATCCTAATGGTATTCGCCTGGGTATTGTAAAACCATGGAACTCTACCTGGTTTGCGAACACCAAAGAATTCGCTGACAACCTGGACAGCGATTTTAAAGTACGTCAGTACCTGACTAAGGAACTGGCTAAAGCGTCTGTATCTCGTATCGTTATCGAGCGTCCAGCTAAGAGCATCCGTGTGACTATTCACACTGCTCGCCCTGGCATCGTAATCGGTAAGAAAGGCGAAGACGTAGAAAAACTGCGCAAGGTCGTAGCGGATATCGCTGGCGTTCCTGCACAGATCAATATCGCTGAAGTTCGTAAGCCTGAACTGGACGCTAAATTGGTTGCTGACAGCATCACTTCACAGCTGGAACGTCGTGTTATGTTCCGTCGTGCTATGAAGCGTGCTGTACAGAACGCAATGCGTCTGGGCGCTAAAGGTATCAAAGTTGAAGTTAGCGGCCGTCTGGGCGGCGCGGAAATCGCACGTACCGAATGGTACCGCGAAGGTCGCGTACCGCTGCACACTCTGCGTGCTGACATCGACTACAACACCTCTGAAGCGCACACCACTTACGGTGTAATCGGCGTTAAGGTATGGATCTTCAAAGGTGAGATCCTGGGTGGTATGGCTGCTGTTGAACAACCGGAAAAACCGGCTGCTCAACCTAAAAAGCAGCAGCGTAAAGGCCGTAAATAA
- the rplP gene encoding 50S ribosomal protein L16 has protein sequence MLQPKRTKFRKVHKGRNRGLAQGTDVSFGTFGLKAVGRGRLTARQIEAARRAMTRAVKRQGKIWIRVFPDKPITEKPLEVRMGKGKGNVEYWVALIQPGKVLYEMDGVPEELAREAFGLAAAKLPIKTTFVTKTVM, from the coding sequence ATGTTACAACCAAAGCGTACAAAATTCCGTAAAGTGCACAAAGGCCGCAACCGTGGTCTGGCGCAGGGTACGGATGTTAGCTTCGGCACTTTCGGTCTGAAAGCTGTTGGCCGTGGTCGTCTGACTGCACGTCAGATCGAAGCAGCACGTCGTGCAATGACCCGTGCAGTTAAGCGTCAAGGTAAGATCTGGATCCGTGTATTCCCGGATAAACCGATCACCGAGAAGCCACTGGAAGTTCGTATGGGTAAAGGTAAAGGTAACGTGGAGTACTGGGTTGCCTTGATCCAACCGGGCAAAGTCCTTTATGAAATGGACGGTGTTCCGGAAGAGCTGGCCCGTGAAGCCTTCGGCCTGGCAGCAGCGAAACTGCCTATCAAAACCACCTTTGTAACTAAGACGGTGATGTAA
- the rpmC gene encoding 50S ribosomal protein L29 produces the protein MKAKELREKSVEELNAELLNLLREQFNLRMQAASGQLQQTHLLKQVRRNVARVKTLLTQKAGA, from the coding sequence ATGAAAGCAAAAGAGCTGCGTGAAAAAAGCGTTGAAGAGCTGAACGCTGAGCTGCTGAACCTGCTGCGTGAGCAGTTCAACCTGCGTATGCAGGCTGCAAGTGGCCAGCTGCAACAGACTCACCTGCTGAAGCAAGTGCGTCGCAATGTTGCACGCGTTAAGACTTTACTGACTCAGAAGGCGGGTGCGTAA
- the rpsQ gene encoding 30S ribosomal protein S17 — translation MTDKIRTLQGRVVSDKMEKSMVVAIERFVKHPIYGKFIKRTTKLHVHDENNECGIGDKVEIRECRPLSKTKSWTLVRVVEKAVL, via the coding sequence ATGACCGATAAAATCCGTACTCTGCAAGGTCGTGTTGTTAGCGACAAAATGGAGAAATCCATGGTTGTTGCTATCGAACGTTTCGTGAAACACCCGATCTACGGTAAATTCATCAAACGTACGACCAAACTGCACGTACATGACGAGAACAACGAATGTGGTATCGGCGACAAGGTTGAAATCCGTGAATGCCGTCCACTGTCCAAGACTAAGTCCTGGACGCTGGTTCGCGTTGTAGAGAAAGCGGTTCTGTAA
- the rplN gene encoding 50S ribosomal protein L14, with protein sequence MIQEQTMLTVADNSGARRVMCIKVLGGSHRRYAGVGDIIKITIKEAIPRGKVKKGDVLKAVVVRTKKGVRRPDGSVIRFDGNACVILNNNSEQPIGTRIFGPVTRELRTEKFMKIISLAPEVL encoded by the coding sequence ATGATCCAAGAACAGACTATGCTGACCGTCGCCGACAACTCCGGTGCACGTCGCGTAATGTGTATCAAGGTTCTGGGTGGCTCGCACCGTCGCTACGCAGGCGTAGGCGACATCATCAAGATCACCATCAAGGAAGCAATTCCACGTGGTAAGGTCAAAAAAGGTGATGTGCTGAAGGCGGTAGTGGTGCGCACCAAGAAGGGTGTTCGTCGCCCTGACGGTTCTGTCATTCGCTTCGATGGTAATGCATGCGTTATTTTGAACAATAACAGCGAGCAGCCTATCGGCACGCGTATCTTTGGGCCGGTAACTCGTGAACTTCGTACTGAAAAGTTCATGAAAATTATCTCTCTGGCACCAGAAGTACTCTAA
- the rplX gene encoding 50S ribosomal protein L24 → MAAKIRRDDEVIVLTGKDKGKRGKVKNVLSSGKLVVEGINLVKKHQKPVPALNQPGGIVEKEAAIQVSNVALFNAATGKADRVGFRFEDGKKVRFFKSTSETIK, encoded by the coding sequence ATGGCAGCGAAAATCCGTCGTGATGACGAAGTTATCGTGTTAACCGGTAAAGATAAAGGTAAACGCGGTAAAGTAAAAAATGTTCTGTCTTCCGGCAAACTCGTCGTTGAAGGTATCAACCTGGTTAAGAAACATCAGAAGCCGGTTCCGGCCCTGAACCAACCAGGTGGCATCGTTGAAAAAGAAGCTGCTATTCAGGTTTCTAACGTTGCTCTCTTCAATGCGGCTACCGGCAAGGCTGACCGTGTAGGCTTTAGATTCGAAGACGGCAAAAAAGTCCGTTTCTTCAAATCTACAAGTGAAACTATCAAGTAA
- the rplE gene encoding 50S ribosomal protein L5: MAKLHDYYKDEVVNKLMTEFNYNSVMQVPRVEKITLNMGVGEAIADKKLLDNAAADLTAISGQKPLITKARKSVAGFKIRQGYPIGCKVTLRGERMWEFFERLITIAVPRIRDFRGLSAKSFDGRGNYSMGVREQIIFPEIDYDKVDRVRGLDITITTTAKSDEEGRALLAAFDFPFRK, from the coding sequence ATGGCGAAACTGCATGATTACTACAAAGACGAAGTAGTTAACAAACTCATGACTGAGTTTAACTACAATTCTGTCATGCAAGTCCCTCGGGTCGAGAAGATCACCCTGAACATGGGTGTTGGTGAAGCGATCGCTGACAAGAAACTGCTGGATAACGCAGCAGCTGACCTGACAGCAATCTCCGGTCAAAAACCGCTGATCACCAAAGCACGCAAATCTGTTGCAGGCTTCAAAATCCGTCAGGGCTATCCGATCGGCTGTAAAGTAACTCTGCGTGGCGAACGCATGTGGGAGTTCTTTGAGCGCCTGATCACTATTGCTGTTCCACGTATCCGTGACTTCCGTGGCTTGTCCGCTAAGTCTTTCGACGGTCGTGGTAACTACAGCATGGGTGTCCGTGAGCAGATCATCTTCCCAGAAATCGACTACGATAAAGTCGACCGCGTGCGTGGTTTGGATATTACCATTACCACTACTGCGAAATCTGATGAAGAAGGCCGTGCTCTGCTGGCTGCCTTTGACTTCCCGTTCCGCAAGTAA
- the rpsN gene encoding 30S ribosomal protein S14 — protein sequence MAKQSMKAREVKRVALADKFFAKRAELKAIISDVNASDEDRWNAVLKLQSLPRDSSPSRQRNRCRQTGRPHGYVGKFGLSRIKLREAAMRGEVPGLKKASW from the coding sequence ATGGCTAAGCAATCAATGAAAGCACGCGAAGTAAAACGCGTAGCTTTAGCTGATAAATTCTTCGCTAAACGCGCTGAACTGAAAGCGATCATTTCTGATGTGAACGCTTCCGACGAAGATCGTTGGAATGCGGTTCTCAAGCTGCAGTCTCTGCCGCGTGATTCCAGCCCGTCTCGTCAGCGTAACCGCTGTCGTCAAACAGGTCGTCCACATGGTTATGTGGGCAAGTTTGGGTTGAGCCGTATCAAACTGCGTGAAGCCGCCATGCGCGGTGAAGTACCAGGCTTGAAAAAGGCTAGCTGGTAA
- the rpsH gene encoding 30S ribosomal protein S8 — MSMQDPIADMLTRIRNGQAANKVAVTMPSAKLKVAIANVLKEEGFIEDFKVEGDTKPELELTLKYFQGKAVVESIQRVSRPGLRIYKKKDELPKVMAGLGIAVVSTSKGVMTDRAARQAGLGGEIICYVA; from the coding sequence ATGAGCATGCAAGATCCGATCGCGGATATGCTGACCCGTATCCGTAACGGTCAGGCCGCGAACAAAGTTGCGGTCACCATGCCTTCCGCCAAGCTGAAAGTGGCAATTGCCAACGTGCTGAAGGAAGAAGGTTTTATCGAAGATTTTAAAGTTGAAGGCGACACCAAGCCGGAACTGGAACTTACTCTCAAGTATTTCCAGGGTAAAGCTGTTGTAGAAAGCATTCAGCGTGTCAGCCGCCCAGGCCTGCGCATCTATAAGAAAAAAGATGAGCTGCCTAAAGTTATGGCTGGTCTGGGTATCGCGGTTGTTTCTACCTCTAAAGGTGTTATGACTGATCGTGCAGCGCGCCAGGCTGGTCTTGGTGGCGAAATTATCTGCTACGTAGCCTAA
- the rplF gene encoding 50S ribosomal protein L6, with protein MSRVAKAPVVIPAGVDVKIDGQVITIKGKNGELTRTLNNAVEVKHADNALTFGPRDGFVDGWAQAGTARALLNSMVVGVTEGFTKKLQLVGVGYRAAIKGNAVGLSLGFSHPVEHPLPAGITAECPTQTEIVLKGADKQLIGQVAADLRAYRRPEPYKGKGVRYADEVVRTKEAKKK; from the coding sequence ATGTCTCGTGTTGCTAAAGCACCGGTCGTTATTCCTGCCGGCGTTGATGTAAAAATCGACGGTCAGGTTATTACGATCAAAGGTAAAAACGGCGAGCTGACTCGTACCCTCAACAATGCTGTTGAAGTTAAACATGCAGATAACGCTCTGACCTTCGGTCCACGTGATGGTTTCGTGGATGGATGGGCTCAGGCTGGTACCGCGCGTGCCCTGCTGAACTCAATGGTTGTTGGTGTTACCGAAGGCTTCACTAAAAAGCTTCAGCTGGTTGGTGTAGGTTATCGTGCAGCGATCAAAGGGAATGCAGTAGGCCTGTCTCTGGGCTTCTCACACCCTGTTGAGCATCCGCTGCCGGCCGGTATCACTGCAGAATGTCCGACTCAAACTGAAATCGTGCTGAAAGGCGCTGATAAACAGCTGATCGGTCAGGTTGCAGCAGATCTGCGCGCCTACCGTCGTCCTGAGCCTTATAAAGGCAAGGGTGTTCGTTACGCCGACGAAGTCGTGCGTACCAAAGAGGCTAAGAAGAAGTAA
- the rplR gene encoding 50S ribosomal protein L18 has translation MDKKSARIRRATRARRKLKELGATRLVVHRTPRHIYAQVIAPNGSEVLVAASTVEKAISEQLKYTGNKDAAAAVGKAVAERALEKGISNVSFDRSGFQYHGRVQALADAAREAGLQF, from the coding sequence ATGGATAAGAAATCTGCTCGTATCCGTCGTGCGACCCGCGCACGCCGCAAGCTCAAAGAGCTGGGTGCAACTCGCCTGGTGGTACATCGTACCCCGCGTCATATTTACGCACAGGTAATTGCACCGAACGGTTCTGAAGTTCTGGTAGCTGCTTCTACTGTAGAAAAAGCTATCTCAGAACAATTGAAGTACACCGGTAACAAAGACGCCGCTGCAGCTGTAGGTAAAGCTGTTGCAGAACGCGCTCTGGAAAAAGGCATCAGCAATGTTTCCTTTGACCGTTCCGGGTTCCAATATCATGGTCGTGTCCAGGCACTGGCAGATGCTGCCCGTGAAGCTGGCCTTCAGTTCTAA
- the rpsE gene encoding 30S ribosomal protein S5 codes for MAHIEKQAGELQEKLIAVNRVSKTVKGGRIFSFTALTVVGDGNGRVGFGYGKAREVPAAIQKAMEKARRNMINVALNNGTLQHPVKGVHTGSRVFMQPASEGTGIIAGGAMRAVLEVAGVHNVLAKAYGSTNPINVVRATIDGLENMNSPEMVAAKRGKSVEEILG; via the coding sequence ATGGCTCACATCGAAAAACAGGCTGGCGAACTGCAGGAAAAGCTGATCGCGGTTAACCGCGTATCTAAAACCGTTAAAGGTGGTCGTATTTTCTCCTTCACAGCTCTGACTGTAGTTGGTGATGGTAACGGTCGCGTTGGTTTTGGTTACGGTAAAGCGCGTGAAGTTCCAGCAGCGATCCAGAAAGCGATGGAAAAAGCCCGTCGCAATATGATTAACGTCGCGCTGAACAACGGCACCCTGCAACACCCGGTTAAAGGTGTTCACACGGGTTCTCGTGTATTCATGCAGCCAGCTTCAGAAGGTACCGGTATCATCGCCGGTGGTGCAATGCGCGCCGTTCTGGAAGTTGCTGGAGTTCATAACGTTCTGGCTAAAGCATATGGTTCCACCAACCCGATCAACGTGGTTCGTGCAACTATTGATGGCCTGGAAAATATGAATTCTCCAGAAATGGTCGCTGCCAAGCGTGGTAAATCCGTTGAAGAAATTCTGGGGTAA
- the rpmD gene encoding 50S ribosomal protein L30 codes for MAKTIKITQTRSAIGRLPKHKATLLGLGLRRIGHTVEREDTPAVRGMVNAVYFMVKVEE; via the coding sequence ATGGCAAAGACTATTAAAATCACTCAAACCCGCAGTGCAATCGGTCGTCTGCCGAAACACAAGGCAACGCTGCTTGGCCTGGGTCTGCGTCGTATTGGACATACCGTTGAGCGCGAGGATACTCCCGCTGTTCGTGGTATGGTCAACGCGGTTTACTTCATGGTTAAAGTTGAGGAGTAA
- the rplO gene encoding 50S ribosomal protein L15: protein MRLNTLSPAEGSKKAGKRLGRGIGSGLGKTGGRGHKGQNSRSGGGVRRGFEGGQMPLYRRLPKFGFTSRKAAITAEIRLSDLAKVEGGVVDLNTLKAANIIGIQIEFAKVILAGEVSTPVTVRGLRVTKGARAAIEAAGGKIEE from the coding sequence ATGCGTTTAAATACTCTGTCTCCGGCCGAAGGCTCTAAAAAGGCGGGTAAACGCCTGGGTCGTGGTATCGGTTCTGGCCTCGGTAAAACCGGTGGTCGTGGTCACAAAGGTCAGAACTCTCGTTCTGGCGGTGGCGTACGTCGCGGTTTCGAGGGTGGTCAGATGCCACTGTACCGTCGTCTGCCGAAGTTCGGCTTCACCTCTCGCAAAGCAGCGATCACAGCGGAAATCCGTCTGTCTGACCTGGCGAAAGTTGAAGGCGGCGTTGTAGACCTGAACACGCTGAAAGCAGCAAACATTATCGGTATCCAGATCGAGTTCGCGAAAGTGATCCTGGCTGGTGAAGTTTCTACTCCGGTAACTGTTCGTGGCCTGCGTGTTACTAAAGGTGCTCGTGCTGCTATCGAAGCTGCTGGCGGTAAAATTGAGGAATAA